The genomic stretch AAcctttaatcccgattggtgCAAGTAATCCTTTAGTCCGGGTTGATGTTACAAATCCAGACTAAAGTTCCGAGGgcttactaaccgggactaaagggtccccacgagttactacaaaaggattgcatcccctgcTTAGTttgatgtgctgtgtaggtgagatggtaagaaaggcttgaggttgtgggttcgaatcctacACACCACGCAtacgcatatttcgcgtgaaaaatcgtatGACTTGTGAAAGACCTGGAACTAAAAATCGTGTGGGGAGTCTCTGGGACTTTAGAATATTATTTTGGCGTAAAACCTTTAATTCCAATTAATTAGTTCTGGTTAGAAAAATCAGGATATCCGAGATTTCTTAATGGGGACAGACGACCGTTTTTCTACAAGTGTACTCATATTTCCCTGCACTGCAGTAGGTAAGCGTGCAAGTAATAACATAACAACGGCCGCAGTACGTACGTGTCTTACGCTCAGATCGTTCCATGTTCATGTGCTGCTCGAGccctttatatatatatatatatatatatatatatatatatatatatatatacacagagagagagagacacacACAACAATGTTTAATTGaacagatcgatcgatcgatcgtcaTTGTATTTGTATACATAGTCGGCATGGCACCAAGCATCTACACTAGTTAAGAAATGTACACACATGACACTGAAATCATACCAACACACATAGATGCACGAAGTGCCAACGAAACAGTACTGCTGCCGCGCCAACCATCTGAATTTTCTTCCCACCCATCTGACAACCCCTCACGGCCTCACCTTACTGGCTAGCTGCTAGCTGAACCAAACCGATTAACTCCACATCAACTGTACTACCCAATCCCACAACCagccctataaatagaggcagGCATGCGTAAAAACTCCGAGCCCTCAACACAGCAAAGAATTACCAAGACTTACCTGCTCAACGTGTAGTTTAGCGTTCTAGTTTTATAGAGATCAGGGTTCACGTACTGATCGATTAACGATGCAAGCCCTGAAGCCATCGTCTTCCAAGCTCACCCTGATCGTTGCTAGTGTCGTGTTTCTTCTTGGGCTGGCAGGCGTCGCTCATGGTGGCAGGAGGCTCATCTCCAGCCACGACGACAACAAGCCGTGCAAGAAGATGACGGTCTACTACCACGACATCCTCTACAACGGGAGCAACAACACGGCGAacgcgacgtcggcggcggtgacgaAGCCGTCGGCGGCGCTGAGCAGGTCCAACTGGAGCAACGGCACCTTCTTCGGCATGCTCGTGGTGTTCGACGACCTGGTGACGGAGGAGCAGGCGCTGACGTCGGAGCCGGTGGCGCGCGCGCAGGGCTTCTACCTCTACGACAAGAAGGAGGCGTACAACGTGTGGATCGCCTTCACCCTCGTCTTCGACTCCAAGGCGTACAAGGGCACCCTCAACCTCATGGGTGCAGACCTCATGGCCGAGGAGACACGGGACCTCTCTGTCGTCGGTGGCACCGGTGATTTCTTCATGTCGCGGGGCGTCGCCACGCTGAGCACCAATGCCACCGAGGGTTACTTCTACTTCCGCCTCAAGATGGACATCAAGCTCTACGAGTGCTACGTCGCCTGAGATCAGATCTCACTACTCGCTCGTCTAAGAGTATACAGAGATGCACGGGTGTCTTCACTGATTAAGTGCAAGCATGTTTAGTTTTATGTGTTAAAATGTGGTTTTGATTTCATTTCTTGTTGTGATGGATTAGTTACACGTGTGTATGTTTACTAGTGTTATGTGTTGACATCATGCATGTTTAGTTTTATGTGTTATTGGGATGTGTGGTTTGGATTGATGCAATATGGGTGTGCTTGACTCACCATTATTCAATAAAAAGGAGGAGATGCGAATGCTTCTtactattaattctgaaattgTGGTACACAATAGCTTCCACTATGCATTCCTCGAGTCAAATTTCAGTTAGCACCATTCTGAACAAGAACCTCAGCTAGCACCACATGTGTGAAATACCCGGGTTTTGCATTTGACAAATGAAATTCAGAACAACAAGTGTGAAATACATATGTGGGATTTCTTTTTGTTACATTTATTATACTTAACATGGTGGTTCAAACGGAATAAAAAAAACTCACAGTTCAACAAAAAATGCATTTCAAGTTTAATTAAATAACTAATCACCCATCCATCCCATAcactcaattttttttaaatgaaccgGTACGAGAGCTACCTATTATATTAAAATGGAGAAGAGGCCGACCAGAGGGTTACAACCTAGAAGAAGCTACAAAAGCTGCAAAACAAACGAACACAACTCATATTCTATTTATAAGCCTTGCTAAGTGCTTTGCACCAGCTAAAATCCATGATGCCGCTCCTTCCTTGATTCTTGTTGTGATCCTAAACGATGGTGCCTCCGAGCGATCAAAAATACGAGCGTTACGCTCTTTCCAGACCTCCCAGCAGGTATGCACACTCAAAATGTGCCACATGATTATGCAAATGAATGATTGGCCTGTTCTACCACAGTCAGTCCCACCTCATCTCGAAGTCATATAAGCTAAAACCTTATAAAAGATTCATAGGATTTGATGTACTCTCGCCTCTTTCCATCCACGGCTCACAACACGACCCAACTACGGCTGCATGCCAAAGTGGTAGGGTGTGAATGAAGGTTGTGCCATTTCCGGATCTGGCCCTCCAAAACACTCtcaatttgtttttgttttttttttttgagagagaaacGTTCCCACAGCTTGACACAGGGGATCGCAGGATACGCTGGTCCACCATGCGTAGTGGCTCTCGTTTTTTTAGAGCAGGTATAAAAAAGTAGACAGCTCGCGCAAACTTGCAAGAAAGGCAAGATTTGCAAAAACAAGTGGAGAGAAAAGGCTAGCTAACACGCACAAGGCCCAGTACGCGCGGGCCGGAAGCCGATCTTCCCGGCCCGTGGCTCCCGCTGTCCTTCCGCGTGGGCTGGTGGGACGGGTCCATGCGATGCGAGTTGAGGTGCGGCTCGTGCTTCACGCGCGCCACGAGAGGCCCGCGCGCGCGTACGGTTATTGTTTTTATATTTACCCAAGCAACGacatcggccggagatcgtgctGTGCATGCGTGCGTGCGTCGCTGAGGAAATTTTGAAGTCGCTGGTGCCACCGCCCGCGGTCACCGCACGTGTTCTGGCCTCGCGTCGCGCCCCCGGGGCGGCCGCTGCGGGAGCAGCTACCACCAGCCACCAGCTATAGCAATCGCCGCTGCTGCCGTGCCCAATCTCCGGAGAAACCGGCTGGCGGCAACGACGGCCCGGGGACGCGTCGATCGTCGCGACGCGGTCGGTCGATCCATCCGTCGATCTCCGTTCCGCTGCCGGTCCCCGCAATCCTCCTCCATCCAATTAATCCAGCCGCGCGCGGTGACCCGATCGCCAGACAGCTTCGCCTTCGCATCGCATGAACCaaccaaccaccaccaccacgccgtgGGGTCGTGCTCCCGTCCCACCCCcaccgcacgcgcgcgcgcgggtgGTGAACGCTCTCGGGATCGATGCCGACGGCCGGACCCCGGACGGATGGCGACCGGCATGCCCGCCACCGCGACGCGAATTATATATGTCGATCGATCCCCGATCCGGCCACCACTGTTAGGCCATCACGCGGCGGCACGAGATTTTAATTCCGCCTTGCTTTGTTCCTGTGGTGCTGGGGATCCGACGAGGCAACTGGCGGTCTGGAACTTGGCCGAAGATAGGATCGGAGCAGCGCTAGCCGCGCACCAATTGAAAAAGGTCGTTTGCTTTGCAGCAAATTAAAAGGAATGGTTACAGTACGGGCGCTTGCTACCACCACGTAACGTTAGCACCCTAGCTACCGTATAATCAATCATTGCTGTGCACGTATGAAATGTGGATGTCGAAATGTGCGGAACCCTATCTGGTCAAGAAACCCCGCCTAGATCGCGAACGAATCAAAACGCAGATGAGCATGCATGGTctttcacatcatcatcatcgtcactACAATGATGAGCAAAGACGAAAACTAACACGATGTTCTACAGCCAATTTGCCAAGTCACAGCAAAGTGCATGGCCCAGTGAAAGCTAATTAACGTGCGCGCCAAACATGTATGTAATCATCAGTAGTCTTATACTCTTATACAAGAGAGTTGAAAAGATCAAACGCCAGCTTTTCTTATCCACATCTTTACgttatgaaaaaaaatgaaacaaataATGGCGGAATAACCCTCACATCACTATCGACCTAGTAAGCCAAAAAAACAGTCAATAATCAAgggtactccttccgttccaaattgtaagtcattccaagaatcttgaagagttaaagtatctcaagtttgactaaatttatatgataatataataacatttatgatgtcaactaagtatcattagattctttatcaattatattttcatagtatatctatttgatgtcataaatctttatatttttctctataattttagtttTGACTCTTTAAAATTCCTGGAATagcttacaatttgaaacgaagggagtacgCAATATTCTGAAGCAAAGAGCAGATCCGACGAGATACAACGCAAGCTGCTGTGAAAGCAACTCATCAAGCAAATGGGTAATTCGCAGTCTTATACAATAATAGAGTTTCGAACGATCATATACCCCACCTCATCTTCCTCTTATCCATATCCTCGCATTTATCTTCTTGGAGACTGACCGATCGACCCACATCTCTCCGGCCATTAGCGAAACCAAAACCAACTACACGAAccgaaggatttttttttaaaaaaatgatttCGCCTCCCCAAATCATGAAAAGAACACCATCATGATCCGGACCAGTTTTCCTCATAAAATAAAATGCAAggaaagggggaaaaaagggGGCCAAGACAAGTACTAGCACACGGACGCTAGAATATTATTGAGAGGCGGGTCCCGGCCCGGTCGCCGTCGTCCCCTGCTACCGAGACACACCCCCAATCGCCATCGTATAAACCCGCTTGGCTCGACGCCGCTAGCTTCCCTCCATATCCCAGCCAAGTCCCCTTCTTCAGACTCCACCTAACGTTACACCGGCCGGTCAGCCTCCAGTCCACCACCGCGCTCGACGTCTCGACGCTTCCACCCGCCGAGGGCCGGGCGCCGCACAGCCTCAAGTTCCCCGCGCGGGCGCGCGAGAGCGTCTTCGAGCCTCGCCCCGGCCCTTACACCCGCCGCGAGGTAGGGAGCTAGCTCCGGCGTCGACGCCCGTTCGTACGCACGGCACCGGGGCcgggcgagggcggcgcggcacggcgggcggcggaggaatGCGGATGGGGAAGTACGAGATGGGGCGGACGCTCGGGGAGGGCCACTTCGGCAAGGTGAGGCTGGCGCGCCACGCCGAGACGGGCCGCGCCTTCGCCATCAAGATCCTCGACCGCCAGCGCATCCTCGCCATGAAGATCGACGAGCAGGTGCGTGTCCTGTTTGGTCGATGGCGATCGATTCCCTCTCAGCCCCGCTCTTTTCCTCCGATCGATCCTTTGCTCACCCAAGTTCTTCCGGTGCTGGGGATGGCCGGCGCAGATAAAGAGGGAGATCGCCACGCTGAAGCTGCTCAAGCACCCCAACGTCGTCCGGCTCTACGAGGTCAACCACCCTCACATCCTCCCCTCTCAAGATTCCTGCCCGTTCTTGAAGATTCCTGCCTGTTTCTTAGATTATATTTCATGCCGTTCTTTCCTGCTGAACTGAATTAAAAAAATACTGTTCTTGGATGGGGAAGAGGAAGGGGATGGGTAGTTTGGGCAATTAATTTGCGTGCGCCGCTGATGGCAACTTGGCAAGCAAGCAGCTCTACCGTGCCGTTGAACTTGGCGAGTTGCGTGTGAACCTCGAGGCTGCGGCCAAACATAGAAAAATCAGGCCGCAGCCCAGTCGTCTATACTCTTGTTTAAATGTTTCGCCGAAAAATAATCAGAGAAGCTTCTTTGAATAACATTATAGTCTCCATATGTTTAGTAAAAGTAATGCCACTTTCAGTTTCCTTTCCTTGACTTGGACACCCACGTTAAACAAAGAAACACATGGACGCCCTAAAGGACCTGCCGAAGTACAAAATTTCCACCCAACTCAACCAAAATCACCCAACCCAATTAAGCTCCGACTGCCCAACAAAGAGGCCCCACCTGTTGCATTCCAAGAATGATTTCTTTCCTTGTGGCTcttatttttaattttattgTACTTCATCCGGGTCTATTTCCAGTTGGTGCAGTGCAGACTTGTTgtatcaattttttttcaacGAAAACTTGGCTGTACCAATAATTCAAGAAAAAGATCCCGCCATGAAAACAAACCTCCGGGATGTCACGTCTCGGATCCTCCAAATCTGCTGACGGCCATCGGGCGCTCTTGCAGACGACGAGATCATCATCGTGTGCGAGGGTTGTCTGCACCCGAGGATCACGTGAGATCCCAGCCGTCAGACCTGATGATCCGATGGCGGCTGTTCCTCCCAGCACGCCACACCGAGATGAACGAGATAGCGACGGAGTTTTCTTGTCCTGAGGGTTGCCTGGTTACCTGTACGAAGTCCGGAAGCCAGCTAGTGGATAAAATGGCTTTTCACTTGTAGAAGTGGCGTGCACGGTCCCAATAATTGGATGCGCTGCGTCACCCACTCATCCTCTCTGCATTTCTTCAGGCAGCTTTTGGTCCTGCAAGGCAAAAGAAGGCTGCACAGCATGAGCCCACTGTTTCACATATGCATCTTGGGGCGTCATGGTCTCACTCCCACATCGCCAAGAATTTCATACAATAACGTATAGGTGAAGTGTTAATCAGAGTAACAGATGAATGTGTTTGGTTCACTGACTGATTTCATTAGTGGGTGATGTCCATGTCAAGCTTTGCTTCCTGCTAGAGAAATACGTATTAGAAAACGATGCCTGCCTGCTTTGGTAATTGCCGGCAGACCGATGTGGTAGTGACTCGGCCGGTATTTTAGATAGACAAGGCCAAAAGCTTTGTAGGCTGGGAAAAGTTGTTTTAACTTCTAGAAGTAAGACCATTATTATGATAAGGGCGAAAGGGTTAGATAAGGGCATCCTTTATTGACAAGGACTACACCGAGTAATAGTCTATACTAAAATTGGCACTAGATTAAAGTATAGAGTTCTACAAGAATATAGTCGTAATTCATCCGTTTCAGAAATGGACTGAACCTTACCTTTTCTTGTGCAGGTTTCAGCAAGCAAAACAAAAATATACATGGTCCTTGAGTATGTAAATGGAGGAGAATTATTTGACAAAATCGTAAGGATTCAGCCCCTTAACTGTAAACTAGTCATGATGCATTGTGAACCAATGGAGCCAATTCTTCAATACGGTTTCTACTTTCTAATGCATATCGGACTCAATCTGTGAACTGTGATACATGTAGGCATTGAAGGGTAAGCTGACTGAGAAGGAAGGGAGAAAACTATTCCAGCAGCTAATCGATGCCGTAGGCTATTGCCACGAGAAGGGGGTTTATCATAGGGATCTCAAGGTAATCACTAACCTAGCGTTTGAGACTTGATATTTTCTGATACCATGCAATGATGGAAATAGTAAAAAGATTCCATCATTAAGACCTTTCTTCTGAACCTTTTGCAGCCAGAGAATGTCCTTGTTGATGCGAAAGGAAACATAAAGGTATCTGATTTCGGACTAAGTGCACTTCCACAAAATCAACGGGTACAGCATTTTCTCTAACATCAAATCAATCTCAATCATTTTGCCTGTGGCTAAAATGATGGCTCTTTTTCCAGAAAGATGGTTTGTTGCATACCACATGTGGCAGCCCTAACTACATAGCCCCTGAGGTACGACCTAAGCACTATTTGTTTAGGGTTTAGGGACGCATGGTTCCATC from Setaria italica strain Yugu1 chromosome II, Setaria_italica_v2.0, whole genome shotgun sequence encodes the following:
- the LOC101753748 gene encoding dirigent protein 5 gives rise to the protein MQALKPSSSKLTLIVASVVFLLGLAGVAHGGRRLISSHDDNKPCKKMTVYYHDILYNGSNNTANATSAAVTKPSAALSRSNWSNGTFFGMLVVFDDLVTEEQALTSEPVARAQGFYLYDKKEAYNVWIAFTLVFDSKAYKGTLNLMGADLMAEETRDLSVVGGTGDFFMSRGVATLSTNATEGYFYFRLKMDIKLYECYVA